CGACCATGCAGATCTATCCGACAAACAGTATGGCGCATAACACCCGCATAAGAAGGCAGACCTATAACTTCTTCAAGAACATGAACGACCGGGCTGCTGCAATGCCTTACAATAATAAAGCATTTGCGCTGAACAATGATAAAACAGCGATCACTAATGTTTCCAATGAGTTTGAGTATAATTTCTTTCTGCGTGGCAAATCAATTTTTAAAAATGAAGCTAAGCTGAACCTTGCTTTTCAGCATGATATGAACTGGGTGGAGCAGAGTCAGGTAGACTCATTGCGTTACTATAGCAATCAGGCCGCGTACCCTGAACCACTTAAGAAATTGCCAGATAGTACAACATTTGATCGTTTCTATCAAAATGGAATTGTCAAGGGTGAGCTAGGCTATAAATTTTCAGATCGGTTAGATTTCAGCTTAAAAGCCAATCAGATTGTTTTTGGCCATAATATAGGGGATTTCCTCTATGAAGCAAAGGCGGATATTTCCATGGGAGATAAAATCGGAAAGGTGACTCTTTCTGCCTATTCGCAGAACAAATCTCCTGAAATGATTTTTGAGAACCTGAACTATACTTATGGTAACTGGAATGATTTGGGGCTAAAAAAGACCAAAATTCAAAATGTGGCCTTTCAATATCGCAACCCTACATTGGGTTTTAATGGAAAGGTTGAGTATTTTCTGATGAATAACTATACTTATTTTGAAGAGCTGCCGAATCCGCAAAACGACCGTAGGAAGGATAAATGGATTAATCCCGCGCAACTGGGTAACGCCAATTTATTGAAAGTGAGTGTGGGTCAGAAATTTAAACTCAATCACTTTACACTTGATAACTTGGTGGTTTATCAAAAAACTGATCAACAGAGCGTATTGGCTATTCCTGAGGTTTATACTTGGCATAGTCTCTATTATAGCAATCTCTTTTATAAAGTCATTGATTATAGTATAGGTATTGATGCCAAATTTAATACTCCGTATGCCAATCCAAATTACTCGATAGGAACAGGACAGTTTTATAACGCTTATCAGCAGATAGAATTTTCTACTTATCCGATTATGGACTTATGGATTACCGCCAATATACAGCGGGTCAATATGTTTTTAAGTTATAATTTCCTAAATCAGAATTTCTACCCGAATGGTTATTATACTGTGCGACGTTATCCAATGAATACAGCCAACTTTAGATTTGGTATTTCGTGGAAGTTCTACGATTAATTGCCGTAAAAATTATGTGGGTGTTTTTTAGCTTGTTGCGGTTTTAAATGTAGAAAATCTTTGAAAATAATTTTGAGAATAGAATTTTTAAGCTATATTTGCACACGCAATTAGGGAACGGCGTTCTTTAAAAAAGTATGGAGGCTTAGCTCAGCTGGTTCAGAGCATCTGCCTTACAAGCAGAGGGTCACAGGTTCGAATCCTGTAGCCTCCACCATACAAAGTCGGAGAATTAGCTCAGCTGGTTCAGAGCATCTGCCTTACAAGCAGAGGGTCACTGGTTCGAATCCAGTATTCTCCACCAATCCAAAACGGAGGCTTAGCTCAGCTGGTTCAGAGCATCTGCCTTACAAGCAGAGGGTCACAGGTTCGAATCCTGTAGCCTCCACAAAGCATCATTAAATGGTGCTTTTTTTTCGTTAGGGGGTTTAGCTCAGCTGGTTTAGAGCACTACCTCGACAAGGTAGGGGTCACTGGTTCGAACCCAGTAATCCCCACAATAAAAAAAGCGTTCTTATGAACGCTTTTTTTATGCTGTTTAAAGGGGTTTCTATTTGCCCCATTAGTTTTTTTCTACTGTCGAAGCAGCAGACGCTTTAAATATTTATTAATTACTGCCTGGATTTCCCCGTTTTTTACCCAACTTAAAGCCATAGCCTGTTGTCCATTCGATAAAGTCTGCTTTACCACCATGAGCCTTAATGGAAACTCCTGCAAAGAAATCTTTATACACTTTATAGCGTACACCTGCTCTTAGATATACGGGTGTACTTTCACCATTGAATTTATTACGGTGTAAGTATACACCGACATTGCCATTGATATATAGTCTTGAATTTAACACGTGATCGATGTAGAAGGCTGGTCCATAGGAAAATAATGCTGAAAATTTACCTGATTTATCACCAGCAATGTTCTCGTCATTACCACTTGCTGAATAGAATGCGTCCATTCCAGCGCCAAGACGCCATTTGTATCCGAAATGTTTGCTATAATAGGCCCCTAGGGTTGATTTGAAGTATTGACCATCATGCTCTCGATCGATCTGTTTAAATCCAAAAGCATAGTTGAAATGTAGTTCCTCCGTTTCTTCCATTTTTGGGACAGCACGTTTTCTGAAATCAAATGGTTTGCTCGTCGGCGTATAAGAAACAGACAAGCTCAATGGAAGTAGGTTTATTCCTGTGTTTGGCAAAGCCAATGCACCATTGCTGAAATGGTGGAACGCTACACCGGCACCGACCTGGAATTTCTGGCTTAATCGATAGTTTGCCTGAAGCCCAAAATCGATAAATACATTGTTTTTGCTTCCAATAAGGAGGTTAAAAGGGTTTTCTTGTTCGTTGTAAGGGTTGAATCTGCCGGAAAGCCCCAATGCAATCCGGTAGTTGAAGTTCCATCGGCTGTTGACTTTCGGTTTTATAGGAATCGCTACGAATCCATAAAATGCAAAGGGCTGGCCCAGGTGTTCTTGGCCAAAAGTACTGCTATAGATGCCGACACCGTAAATGGGGTAGTTATATATTTCGTTATAAATGCTTTTTAACGAATCCTGAAATTGTGTTTGGAAGCCAATGCGGAAGTTAAGACCGCTGTAATAGGAGTCTTCCAGGGTTTGCTTTGAACGTTCGTTAAATTTGAGTTCGCCACCACTTTCATGCTCAAGTTGAAATATTAACCTTGTTTTTGCGGGAGTACGGTTGTTTGATGTGTCTTTCTGATTTTCTATTCTGGGAGTGACCTGCGCATTTGTATGAAAGGAAAGAAGCGCGAAGATCACAAAAACAAGTATGCTTGATCTCATGAAATAAAACGTTTGCGTTTTTTAAAATTTTTGCAAAAATAAGAATGATAAACCATTGTAACAATATTCATTCAGCATATGGGAAATACAGATGACAAATTGCCGTATTTCAATTACAAAGAAGAAAGTGCAGCAGTAGTGGCTTGCAATAAATTGTTTTTATATCTACCTAATTATATTGCATATCCACAGCAATTTATCTAAGTTTGAGCTGAAAAGAAAAAGGAAATATGATTAAAAATCTATTTAAAATTACTGCTGTTACGTTTGCTCTAACAACAGCGGGGGGTGCTTTGTTTGCCCAAAACGCCAAATTTGACTGGAAAGAATCTTCTGAGGGTGGGTATACCTACAAGTATGTGACCAATGACCCTACTCATTCAAGGTTTTACAAACTCAAAAATGGTCTAACCGTTATCCTAAGCCCAACCAAAAAAGAACCGCGTATCCAAACTTACATCGCGACAAAAGCCGGAAGTAAAACCGATCCAAAAGATCATACAGGTTTGGCGCACTATCTGGAACATATGCTCTTCAAGGGTACGGATAAATTTGGATCGAAAGATTGGGCGAAGGAAAAGCCTTTGCTGGATCAGATTGATGCACTTTATGAAAAGTACAACGGTACGACTGACGAGGTGCAGCGGAAAGCGATATATAAGGAAATCGACCGTGTCTCTGGTGAAGCAGCCAAATATGCGATCGCTAATGAATACGATAAACTGATGGCATCCATGGGTGCTGAAGGTACAAATGCATTTACTTCGTTTGAACAAACGGTATACCAGGAGCAGATTCCGAGCAATGTAATGGATAAGTATCTTGCTGTACAAGCCGAGCGTTTTAGAAATCCGATACTCCGTCTATTCCATACGGAGCTGGAAGCGGTGTATGAAGAAAAAAATATCGGATTGGATAAAGATAGCCGTAGGGCTATTGAAGCAATGTTTGAAGCAGCCTTCCCAAATAATAACTATGGAAAGCAAACCACTATTGGTACAGTAGAGCATCTAAAAAATCCATCATTAAAGGCTATCCGAGAATATTTTAACACCTATTATGTGCCTAACAACATGGGGGTGATCATGTCCGGTGATTTTGATCCTACAGAAGTTGTGAAGAAGGTGGATAAGAGTTTTGCTTTTATGCAGCCAAAAGAGGTGCCACCGTATACTTTTGATCCTGAGAAGCCTATTTTAAGCCCAATTGTTCGGGAGGTAAAAGGGCCGGATGCGGAATTTATGTTTATGGGATTCCGTTTTCCGGGTGCGGCAACCAAGGATGCGCAGCTATTAAATCTGATGAGTCAGATTTTGACGAACGGTTCTGCAGGTCTGATTGATCTGGATTTGGTGAAGAATCAGAAGCTATTGGGCGCGGGTGCCTTTCCGTATGTGTTGAAGGATTATTCACTATTGATTCTGCAGGGAAATCCAGGGCAAGGACAGAGCCTAGAGGAAGTACAACAGTTGCTGTTAAAAGAGCTGGATAAACTGCGGAAAGGTGAATTCTCTGATGATTTGATCGGAGCAATTGTCAATAACGCGAAAAAAGATGAGATCAAACAGAATGAAAGTTATGGCGATCGTGCAGAAGCATTGATGGATGCTTTTACATCGGGTCAGGACTGGTCGTCGGTGGTTAGTTATTCGGATGGGTTGAATAAGATTACAAAACAAGATATTGTCAATTTTGCCAATAAATATTTGAACGATAATAACTACGTTGTCGTTTATAAACGTAAAGGGGTAGACAATAATGTTGTCAAGGTAGTGAAACCGGAAATTACACCTGTCACTGTAAACCGTGACGATCAATCTGATTTCTTGAAAAAAGTGGAGGCAATGCCAGAGGATAAGATTCAGCCGGTGTGGGTAGACTACAATAAAGATGTTCAGAAAGCTACCGCAAATGGTTTGCCGGTACTCGCTGTGAAGAATAGTGACAATGAATTATTCTCCCTGTCTTATCGTTTTGATGTAGGGAAATGGAGTAATAAATTGTTATCGTTGGCGGCCGGTTATCTGGAGTTTTTGGGAACTAAAGATAAATCCAGTGAGCAATTCAGCAAAGACTTTTATCAATTGGCATCTGATTTCTCCGTCTCTGCGGGAAATGAAGAAACACTGGTCTCAATTTCGGGTTTGAATTCGAATTTTATCTCCACGCAATCTTTAATTCAGGATCTGTTGCGCAATTGTGTGGCTGACCAAGAGGCATTCAGAATGTATATTGCACGCCTTAAGAAGTCTAGAGCGAATGCAAAGGAAAACAAGGGAGCGATTATGGAAGGACTGAAATCTTATGCAAAATACGGTGCTAAAAACCCATTCAATAATGTTTTTACAGATGCGGAACTGGATGCATTGAAAGCGGAAGATCTTGTAAAAGCATTACATGATCTGGCGAATATGAAACATACATTACTTTATTTTGGACCATTGAGCGCCAGTGAATTTGTAGCGAAGGCAAAACCATTAAAACAAGGTTCGGGTGACTATGTGCAAGGTGGAAAAAGCTTGGTGTTTGCGGAGCAGCCAACCAATAAAAATCAGGTATTGTTTGCTAATTTTGATATGAAACAAGCGGAAGTATTCTGGTATAGAACATCTGACGCTTATTCCAATCCACTTACACCAACAGTGTCATTGTTCAACAATTATTTTGGTGGTGGTATGGGAAGTATTGTATTCCAAACTATTCGTGAATCGAAAGCGTTGGCTTACTCTACTTATGCATTCTATGGCCAGCCTTATAAAAAAGAAAATCATTATACAGTGGGTGCTTATGTCGGTACACAGGCCGATAAATTCAATGAGGCAATCAAGGGTATGAATGAATTATTGGATGTACTTCCTGAAAGTACAAAAGGTTTGGATATTGCGAAAGTCAGTTTGCAGAAATCTATTGCAAGTGAGCGTGTACAGAATGCTTCTATTCTAGGTAGCTATTTAAGTGCACAACGTATGGGTAACACAACAGATATTCGTAAAGTTGTTTATGAGCAAGCTCCCAAGTTGACTTATGTTGATTTGAATATGTTCCATAAGAAAGAGATGAGTCAAAAGCCTTATGTATACTGTATCGTAGCGAAGGAAGATAGCCTCAAGCCAGAAGATCTTGCTAAATTGGGCGAGGTGAAAAAACTGGATTTAAAGGAAATATTTGGCTATTAGTTTTTTTAGATATTAGTATCAGGATAAGAGATTTGAGACAATAGTTTTTAGGACTTTGGTTGATAAACTATTGTCTCCTTTCTTGATTCTCTACTTTAACTAAAAACGGGGCTGCCCAATTGGGCAGCCCCGTTTTTATGTTCTTTTATTTGGTATCCCCGATAGTCTCTTTTCAAATAGTTGATTCTCAGCGGGTACTTTTATTTTTGGGGACAGTCTTTCCACTGGTTATCTAATTGTTGTCTGTATTCTTAAAATTGCCGATAAGCTAGCTTCTTGCTTATCAAAAACGTATGATCATCTCTTCCAAAATGGAAGGGATGATCTACTTAATTATGGTTGATCTTCGTCATGAGGGCTTAAAACCGGATGATCTCCTCAATCTGTTCGTTGATAAACTGTAAGGTATCTTCTTTAAATAATTCACCGTTTTCGTTCAGTTCCTGCTGTACATTGGGAAGAAATATCTTGAGGGGGAGTACATGCATTCTGAGGTAGTGGCATATTCCCGTGAGATGATCTATCCCGCGTAGGTTGCCATATCTTCCAGAAGATAATCCAACCAATGCAACTTTTTTGTGGTAAAAACTAATTGGAAAAGTGCAGCAGTCAATAAAAAGCTTGAGTGCGCCAGGGATGCTTCCATTGTATTCGGGCGCTACGAAAATAAACATATCGGCCTGACTAACCTTTTGCTGAATCGGTTCAAAGGCGGTACTTCTTTTTCCGTAAAGATCTGTTTCTAAAATATTTGAGGGGAGATCTGATAGCGAAAAGATCTCACTCTCAATGGATTTACGATTAAGAAGCTGTTGGTAGCATTTTGCTATTTTTAACGTCTTACTATTGGGACGGTTTGTTCCGGATATTATTAAAATCATTGTGTTGTTGATACTTATAAAAAGCACTATTTCAAAGTGGATACATATCTTGATTTTTTGTATCTTAGCATCCTGAGGATATGTGCCTTTGATCAATCAAAAGTACAAAATATGCTGAATTTGTTAGGCTAATTTAAATTTAGCGTAAATATTTGGTCAAATTGATCTTCGGGAAAGTGAAATGTAGTGTAAAATGACATTTTAATTAAGAAAGGTTTTCATTCAAGATGGGAAAAATAATCGCAATCGCAAACCAAAAGGGTGGGGTTGGAAAAACCACAACGTCAATTAACTTGGCGGCTAGTTTGGCGGTTTTAGAATATAAAACATTGTTGGTGGATGCGGATCCACAAGCAAACTCTACTTCTGGGATTGGTTTTGACCCTCGTACGATCAATGAAAGTATATACGAATGTTTGGTCAATGATTTGAGTCCAAGAGACGCTATTCAGTCAACTGAAACGCCAAATCTTGATCTTTTACCTGCTCATATCGACTTGGTGGGTGCTGAGATTGAAATGATCAATATGCACGAACGGGAGTATAAGATGAAAAAAATCTTGGATCAGGTGAAAAATGATTATGATTTTATTATCATTGACTGCTCTCCTTCCTTGGGTTTGATCACCATTAATGCCCTGTCAGCATCTGATTCGGTCATCATACCTGTTCAATGTGAATATTTTGCATTGGAAGGACTTGGTAAATTACTGAACACAATTAAAATCGTTCAAAACCGTTTAAATACTAGCTTGGAGATTGAGGGTATTTTATTGACGATGTATGATGTTCGTTTAAGACTCTCTAATCAGGTTGTAGAAGAGGTGAAAACGCATTTTACAGATTTAGTTTTTGATACCATCATTCAACGTAATACCCGTTTAAGTGAAGCTCCTAGCTTCGGTATTTCTGTTATCATGCACGATGCTTCTTGTAAAGGAGCGATCAACTACTTGAATTTAGCGCGTGAGATATTGCAGAAAAACGGGCATCTTAATGAAATGAATACAACAGTAACCGCATAATATGGCAGCACATCAGCGTAAAACAGGACTGGGAAGAGGTTTAGGTGCGCTATTAAACGATAGTGTAGAAGCTCCTGCTAAAAGTAATCAGCAAGTTGAGGAGTCACCGCTTGTGACTTCTTCTACAGTACATACAAACAAAGAAAATGGCAGCATCAGCCATGTCCGGGTGGAAGAAATATCGGTGAATCCATTTCAACCTCGTACCGAATTTGATCCGGTTGCCCTACAAGAATTATCCGAATCCATTATTTTGCAGGGTTTAATCCAACCGATTACAGTACGTAAGATTTCGGATGGCAACTATCAGTTGATCTCAGGGGAGCGACGTCTTCGTGCTTCAAGATTGGCGGGAATCACAGAAATTCCAGCTTATATCCGTACTGCTAATGATCAGCAAATGCTGGAAATGGCATTGATCGAGAATATCCAACGCGAAAACTTAAACGCCATTGAGGTTGCTTTGAGCTTTCAGCGTATGATCGAAGAATGTAATCTAAAGCAAGAGGAACTTGGTGAACGTGTCAGTAAAAACCGTTCTACAGTGACAAACTACCTCCGCCTATTGAAACTTCCACCTGTCATTCAGGCGGCGATACGGGATGGCGCCTTGACCATGGGCCACGCTCGTGCACTGATCAATATTCCAGAAGTAGATAAACAGTTATATATCTTTAAATTGATTATCGATCAAGGCTTGTCTGTTAGAAAGGCCGAGGAGCTAGTTCGCGAACTCCAAAAAGGTGGGAAGAAAAAAGCTGGCAAAGATAAAACTGCGATGTCATTTCAGCTGCAAAAAATTGAAGATGATTTGGCATCGAAATTTTCGTCGAGAGTCAAATTGAATTTGAAGAGTACCAAAGGTAAGGGGGCGATTGAGATTCCTTTTGAATCGGAGGATGATCTGAGCCGTATTCTTGAACTTTTAGATTGGTAATATGACCAAATTAATAAGTCTGCTTTTTGCCGTATTTGCTGTACTGATCGTACAAGCGCAGACTGTCGATACAATTCCAAAAAAACAGGTTCAAACTGTTAAAGCAGAAAGTTTGAAACCAAAATCAGCACAGGACACTGTTAAAAAGGAATCCCGGAAAGAGCGTAAAAAGCGTGAAAAGGAGGAGGCCAAAGCGAAGGAGAAGGTCGTTTTTAAAGATTCAACCCGCTTAGCTATTGAAGCAAAGAATAAACAGGCCTGGAAACGTTCTTTGGTACTCCCTGGCTGGGGTCAGTATACCAACGGTGGTGTATGGTGGATTAAAGTGCCTGTGATCTATGGTGGATTGGCAACTACAGTGCTCGTTTTTGATTTCAATAATAAATATTACAAAGAACTTTTGGGTGTATTACAAGATAGGGCGGAAGGTCGACCAGTAGATCCTTTTTATGAAAGAATCCCAGATCAGTCAATTATACGGGCAAAGGACAATGCAAGACGAAACAGGGATCTGATGGTACTGCTAACGCTCGGCGTCTATGGATTGAACGTTGCCGAA
The window above is part of the Sphingobacterium sp. ML3W genome. Proteins encoded here:
- a CDS encoding putative porin yields the protein MKLIVRVLAALCVLLVCSMDVIAQSKEEWSSALDSARAKEDGKKDSVILSAKYIRYATLDMLKKGTYTRQIDTSHHNYQYYNPQNTPWNPSVNLGSYGLATRDLLFQPKKTIGFQSGFTALERYLLNPDSVQYFRARARYSELSAVGFFFNDQVFRARVAQNINSQWNMNVDFHSTKTDGFYLNQNYSDLKASIASWYESKNNRYNLLINAVFNRLDAMENGSTVEDRPFAPENKQSPDRFPVKFQDATNATVPRSKWWDNSLFLRQSLYVGRIDTVDKGKPTMQIYPTNSMAHNTRIRRQTYNFFKNMNDRAAAMPYNNKAFALNNDKTAITNVSNEFEYNFFLRGKSIFKNEAKLNLAFQHDMNWVEQSQVDSLRYYSNQAAYPEPLKKLPDSTTFDRFYQNGIVKGELGYKFSDRLDFSLKANQIVFGHNIGDFLYEAKADISMGDKIGKVTLSAYSQNKSPEMIFENLNYTYGNWNDLGLKKTKIQNVAFQYRNPTLGFNGKVEYFLMNNYTYFEELPNPQNDRRKDKWINPAQLGNANLLKVSVGQKFKLNHFTLDNLVVYQKTDQQSVLAIPEVYTWHSLYYSNLFYKVIDYSIGIDAKFNTPYANPNYSIGTGQFYNAYQQIEFSTYPIMDLWITANIQRVNMFLSYNFLNQNFYPNGYYTVRRYPMNTANFRFGISWKFYD
- a CDS encoding acyloxyacyl hydrolase translates to MRSSILVFVIFALLSFHTNAQVTPRIENQKDTSNNRTPAKTRLIFQLEHESGGELKFNERSKQTLEDSYYSGLNFRIGFQTQFQDSLKSIYNEIYNYPIYGVGIYSSTFGQEHLGQPFAFYGFVAIPIKPKVNSRWNFNYRIALGLSGRFNPYNEQENPFNLLIGSKNNVFIDFGLQANYRLSQKFQVGAGVAFHHFSNGALALPNTGINLLPLSLSVSYTPTSKPFDFRKRAVPKMEETEELHFNYAFGFKQIDREHDGQYFKSTLGAYYSKHFGYKWRLGAGMDAFYSASGNDENIAGDKSGKFSALFSYGPAFYIDHVLNSRLYINGNVGVYLHRNKFNGESTPVYLRAGVRYKVYKDFFAGVSIKAHGGKADFIEWTTGYGFKLGKKRGNPGSN
- a CDS encoding M16 family metallopeptidase; the protein is MIKNLFKITAVTFALTTAGGALFAQNAKFDWKESSEGGYTYKYVTNDPTHSRFYKLKNGLTVILSPTKKEPRIQTYIATKAGSKTDPKDHTGLAHYLEHMLFKGTDKFGSKDWAKEKPLLDQIDALYEKYNGTTDEVQRKAIYKEIDRVSGEAAKYAIANEYDKLMASMGAEGTNAFTSFEQTVYQEQIPSNVMDKYLAVQAERFRNPILRLFHTELEAVYEEKNIGLDKDSRRAIEAMFEAAFPNNNYGKQTTIGTVEHLKNPSLKAIREYFNTYYVPNNMGVIMSGDFDPTEVVKKVDKSFAFMQPKEVPPYTFDPEKPILSPIVREVKGPDAEFMFMGFRFPGAATKDAQLLNLMSQILTNGSAGLIDLDLVKNQKLLGAGAFPYVLKDYSLLILQGNPGQGQSLEEVQQLLLKELDKLRKGEFSDDLIGAIVNNAKKDEIKQNESYGDRAEALMDAFTSGQDWSSVVSYSDGLNKITKQDIVNFANKYLNDNNYVVVYKRKGVDNNVVKVVKPEITPVTVNRDDQSDFLKKVEAMPEDKIQPVWVDYNKDVQKATANGLPVLAVKNSDNELFSLSYRFDVGKWSNKLLSLAAGYLEFLGTKDKSSEQFSKDFYQLASDFSVSAGNEETLVSISGLNSNFISTQSLIQDLLRNCVADQEAFRMYIARLKKSRANAKENKGAIMEGLKSYAKYGAKNPFNNVFTDAELDALKAEDLVKALHDLANMKHTLLYFGPLSASEFVAKAKPLKQGSGDYVQGGKSLVFAEQPTNKNQVLFANFDMKQAEVFWYRTSDAYSNPLTPTVSLFNNYFGGGMGSIVFQTIRESKALAYSTYAFYGQPYKKENHYTVGAYVGTQADKFNEAIKGMNELLDVLPESTKGLDIAKVSLQKSIASERVQNASILGSYLSAQRMGNTTDIRKVVYEQAPKLTYVDLNMFHKKEMSQKPYVYCIVAKEDSLKPEDLAKLGEVKKLDLKEIFGY
- a CDS encoding NAD(P)H-dependent oxidoreductase, giving the protein MILIISGTNRPNSKTLKIAKCYQQLLNRKSIESEIFSLSDLPSNILETDLYGKRSTAFEPIQQKVSQADMFIFVAPEYNGSIPGALKLFIDCCTFPISFYHKKVALVGLSSGRYGNLRGIDHLTGICHYLRMHVLPLKIFLPNVQQELNENGELFKEDTLQFINEQIEEIIRF
- a CDS encoding AAA family ATPase; this encodes MGKIIAIANQKGGVGKTTTSINLAASLAVLEYKTLLVDADPQANSTSGIGFDPRTINESIYECLVNDLSPRDAIQSTETPNLDLLPAHIDLVGAEIEMINMHEREYKMKKILDQVKNDYDFIIIDCSPSLGLITINALSASDSVIIPVQCEYFALEGLGKLLNTIKIVQNRLNTSLEIEGILLTMYDVRLRLSNQVVEEVKTHFTDLVFDTIIQRNTRLSEAPSFGISVIMHDASCKGAINYLNLAREILQKNGHLNEMNTTVTA
- a CDS encoding ParB/RepB/Spo0J family partition protein, with amino-acid sequence MAAHQRKTGLGRGLGALLNDSVEAPAKSNQQVEESPLVTSSTVHTNKENGSISHVRVEEISVNPFQPRTEFDPVALQELSESIILQGLIQPITVRKISDGNYQLISGERRLRASRLAGITEIPAYIRTANDQQMLEMALIENIQRENLNAIEVALSFQRMIEECNLKQEELGERVSKNRSTVTNYLRLLKLPPVIQAAIRDGALTMGHARALINIPEVDKQLYIFKLIIDQGLSVRKAEELVRELQKGGKKKAGKDKTAMSFQLQKIEDDLASKFSSRVKLNLKSTKGKGAIEIPFESEDDLSRILELLDW
- a CDS encoding DUF5683 domain-containing protein; the encoded protein is MTKLISLLFAVFAVLIVQAQTVDTIPKKQVQTVKAESLKPKSAQDTVKKESRKERKKREKEEAKAKEKVVFKDSTRLAIEAKNKQAWKRSLVLPGWGQYTNGGVWWIKVPVIYGGLATTVLVFDFNNKYYKELLGVLQDRAEGRPVDPFYERIPDQSIIRAKDNARRNRDLMVLLTLGVYGLNVAEAYIDSMLKYRWSIGDDKPKKTAFSIGPTLMDASLASGSFTFKPTVGLKLSMKFN